The sequence TTATGAGATGAAAAATAAAGAAAATATTAGGGAATTAAAATTACGCTGGCATTTCTGACATACTTAATAATGTTGAAACGAGGTCAGCGAATATAAAGACCTTGAAAATATATACCTTGTCTTTTAAAGGGGTTACTTGATTTTAAAAAACCCCAACTTTTATTAAATTGATAAAAAGCAAAGCGCCACGCTAAGTAATTTAGTGTGGCGCTTTTAATTTGATTTTTGCAATAAACCCGCAGAATCAACTAGAGACGTTACATCTACGAGTATTTACAATAAATTATTCAAATTTTCTACTTCCTTATTGTTAATAAAGCGTGTTGAAATTCCTAACTAAGTTAGATTACCTACTCAAAGAAACTTTTTTGGGTTTGCATCGGGGTGGATGGATGAATTGGGCTGCTGTTAGTACTGTTGCAGTGCTGTTGTTTTTATTCGGTATTAGTTTGCAAACTTCTTGGCAAGTTGAAAAACTACTCCATCAATTTGGTTCTCAGTTGGAGGTGTCGGTATATCTCGAACCCTCAGCACGTGGGGAAAGTATCGAAACCATTATCGCAAAAATGCCAGAAGTCGCCACAATCAAAACTATTACTAAAGAACAAGCCTGGACGAAATTAGTTAAAGAAATGGGAATATCTGATATTGAAGGGGCTACTCAACAATTAGATGGGAATCCCTTGGTAGATGAAATTAAAGTAAAAGCAATAAATTCTCAAGTAGTTCCAGATTTAGCTACTCAGTTAGCAAAAATACCGGTAGTCGATACAGTACAGTACGTCGATGAAGCAGTTAGGCGTATTGCTCAATTGCACCGGGGTTTAAATTGGGTGACGCTGACAATAACCCTGATTTTGACCTTAACATCAATTGCAGTCACCAGCATCACTATTCGTCTAGTGTTAGTAGCGCGAAAACGAGAAATCGAAATTATGCAGCTTGTTGGAGCAACTTCGACTTGGATTTATTTACCCTTTATTCTCCAAGGAATAACTTTCGGAATATTAGGTGGTGCAGTAGCTTGGAGTTTTATAAGTCTTGTTCAACAGCTTTTAAACAAACTACTAACGAATCAACCCGAATTTATTCAATTTCTCACCAACGGTTTGCAACTAACTTCTTTACAAATATTATTACTACCAGTAATTCTTTTAAGCTTCGGTGCAACGGTAGGGTTGATAGGAAGTTTGTTTGCACTGCGACGAGCTTAGAAAAGTGGTAATTGCTAATTGCTAATTGGTAATAGATTAAAAAAAGTTTATGTTTACTAATAGCTGTTTGCCGTTGACTGATTCATGACTTCACAATGGAATGCCTTATTAAAAAACCTTGGTGACTGGGAAGGCTCTTTTACTCGCCTATCTTCCCAGGGTGAATTACTCAAAGATACAAAAAGCTTGGTTTCTTTGCAAGGTTTAAATAATAACCAAACTATTCGTCAAACAATCCGCTTGGGAGACAATGAAAAAGTTCTAGAATATAGTTCTTTAGGAAAAGGAATCATGTTTTTTGAAAATGGTGCCTTTTCCCAAGGTTCTATCCAATTAGCGCCATTTTCTGAGTTTGGGGCTGAATTTGGCTTAATTTATGGCGATCGCCGTTTACGTTTGGTGCAGCTTTTTGATAAAAATCTCAAGTTAGATACTTTCACTTTAATTCGAGAATGTCTTGCTCAAACTCAACTGGTACAACGCCCTGTTTTAACTGTTGATGCTCTTTTAGGTGAGTGGATTGGTGAAGCTACAACTATCTATCCCGATTTTCAACAGCCAGATATTTATTCCACTCACATGCATTTACGTCTTGATAATGAAAAATTAGTTCAAAGTCTTAGTTTTGCTAATCGTACTATCACTTCTACCGCTACGATTAAAAATTCTCTTCTATTTTTTGAACAAAGTCAGGTACGGGTTTTACTGCTTCCCGATGGTGCTTCGGTTACTTCTCCCTCACAAGCTCAGTTACGCAAACCTTTATTTTTAGAAGTTGGTTGGTTAATCAACCCTAATTTACGTCAGCGAATGATTCGCAGTTATAACGATAAGGGAGAATGGATTAGTTTAACTTTAGTTACCGAAAGAAAAAGTTAAATAATGATTTTAGTTTATTGTCAATTAATTTAATTTTTGATTTTATGTTTTCGGTTTAAAAAGGATAAATTAGTCTAATTTTTCAAGAAAGGTGTTTTTTATGGTATTTTTATATAATGGGAATCTAAACAAAATTTTTAAACCGACTTATATTTATATTATATAAAATCTATATTACTAGATTGTCATCTTATTGTATAGCTATAGCTAAAAGAATTTTTTGTTTTAATTAATGTTCTTAATTTGTAATACCAATTCTGTATGAGGCTGCGCTCAATCACGGACGCGCTCCGCTAACACTCTAGCTATGGTGGGGCTATCTAAACAAAGCCCCTCCGGGTATCTCCCTCCGGGAGACGCTCCGCGTTCACGAAGTGACCCGTTAGGGTAACGCGCTTTTTGGGGGACCCAAAACGACACCCCCAACTAGATTCACCGTCTACACGGGCTAAATTCGGCGCATCTTTATGAAGAAATGGTATAACTAATACTTTAAACAAAAAGCAGCAGATAATTAAAATTAATTATTATTAAGTACTAATATTTTAGATTTAGATAAGTTGTTTAAATAAAAGAACAATTAGATTTTAAAGCTTTATCTAATAAAACTTGATACTCTTCATCCTCAATACGATAAGCACCAAAGCGTTCTAAATGAGGATTCATCATTTGAGCATCAAAGAAAACGAATTTTTTAGTACGCAATCTTTCAACTAACTTTACCATAGCGACTTTAGAGCCTTCAGTGATGCGAAAAAACATAGACTCGCCGATGAAAGCACCACCAATAACAATTCCTAAAATTCCTCCAGCAAGTTGATCGCCTTGCCAAGTTTCAAAACTGTAAGCCCAACCATTTTGGTTGAGAGCATAATAAATATCTTTTAAGTCCTCAGATATCCAGGTGGAGTCTCGGTTTGCACATCCATTAACAACACCTTCAAAATCTCGGTTGATAGCGGTAGAAAATCGATTTTGATTGAGAACTCTCCTCAAAGACTTAGGGTAACGGAATCTTTCATCTAAAGGAATTAAAGTGCGATCGCAACTGCCATACCATCCCAAGTGATTATTTTCATCAGCCATGAGAAAATAGCCATTGGAGTACCCTTGGATGATAGCAGCGACATCATATTGCATAAAATTTACTTTTGGGTTAGCAGTATTCGTATGTAATTATCAAATTTTCCGTTTGATGTTGCCCGCGTGCTTTACTAATACGATTTAAATAAATTAAATAGAAAACATGACTAAACCAATTCCACCTATAACTTTACCAGCAGCAGAAAATCCTCAACAGGAAGGAGAATGGTTGCAGCAGCGCTTACATTCCTTCTTAGACGAAGAATTTATCCCGGAAAATATTAATCAAAATATAGCCGAACGTGCAGCACAAATTTTTGTCAGACAGCGCATGGAGGGGGAAAACGATCTAGGAGAATTGGTGCTTGCTATCGTTACGGAAATGCAGGCTTTTGATTTTTCCAAAAGTTTTTATGGAGAGTTTGCAATTGCTAACGCTGTCAGCGACATACTTTTGGAAAGTTTGGGAATTGATAAATGTTGCGGACAATAAATATAAGTAAAGTTTTAAAAGTAAGGAATTAGGAATTATGATAGCTGGAGTTAGAACTGTAATTAAAAAGTTAAGAGATTTAGCTCATCTGAGTTTAATTCAAGGTTAATTACAACCTTTTAACTTATTTGTAAAAATTCCTCGGATATTACTTTCGACAGTGATGACAAAAATAATGCTTGATATATCCTTGGTTTCATAATTCACATCGCCAGATGAGCGATAAATCAACTATCAACTCTTAACTTAATTACATCACGAATAAATTAACTATTGACTCCTATAACTCCTAATTCCTGACTTAATTATCTACCAACTAGACTTAACAACCCCAGGTAATAAGCCTTTATGTGCCCAATCACGTAAAACATTGCGGCATAATCCAAAATCGCGGTAGACAGCGCGGGGACGACCTGTAGCCCAGCAGCGGTTCATACGGCGGCTTGGAGCGCTGTTACGAG comes from Rivularia sp. PCC 7116 and encodes:
- the aat gene encoding leucyl/phenylalanyl-tRNA--protein transferase, giving the protein MQYDVAAIIQGYSNGYFLMADENNHLGWYGSCDRTLIPLDERFRYPKSLRRVLNQNRFSTAINRDFEGVVNGCANRDSTWISEDLKDIYYALNQNGWAYSFETWQGDQLAGGILGIVIGGAFIGESMFFRITEGSKVAMVKLVERLRTKKFVFFDAQMMNPHLERFGAYRIEDEEYQVLLDKALKSNCSFI
- the rpsN gene encoding 30S ribosomal protein S14; the protein is MAKKAMVEREKKRAKMVDKYWDKRQDLLDEFRRTEDPLEKLEIHRKIQRLPRNSAPSRRMNRCWATGRPRAVYRDFGLCRNVLRDWAHKGLLPGVVKSSW
- a CDS encoding ABC transporter permease, translating into MLKFLTKLDYLLKETFLGLHRGGWMNWAAVSTVAVLLFLFGISLQTSWQVEKLLHQFGSQLEVSVYLEPSARGESIETIIAKMPEVATIKTITKEQAWTKLVKEMGISDIEGATQQLDGNPLVDEIKVKAINSQVVPDLATQLAKIPVVDTVQYVDEAVRRIAQLHRGLNWVTLTITLILTLTSIAVTSITIRLVLVARKREIEIMQLVGATSTWIYLPFILQGITFGILGGAVAWSFISLVQQLLNKLLTNQPEFIQFLTNGLQLTSLQILLLPVILLSFGATVGLIGSLFALRRA
- a CDS encoding DUF3598 family protein, yielding MTSQWNALLKNLGDWEGSFTRLSSQGELLKDTKSLVSLQGLNNNQTIRQTIRLGDNEKVLEYSSLGKGIMFFENGAFSQGSIQLAPFSEFGAEFGLIYGDRRLRLVQLFDKNLKLDTFTLIRECLAQTQLVQRPVLTVDALLGEWIGEATTIYPDFQQPDIYSTHMHLRLDNEKLVQSLSFANRTITSTATIKNSLLFFEQSQVRVLLLPDGASVTSPSQAQLRKPLFLEVGWLINPNLRQRMIRSYNDKGEWISLTLVTERKS